Proteins encoded within one genomic window of Natator depressus isolate rNatDep1 chromosome 1, rNatDep2.hap1, whole genome shotgun sequence:
- the SHISA2 gene encoding protein shisa-2 homolog has translation MWSGRCWLLLAALGWLLPAGAGASGEYCHGWLDAQGAWRDGFQCPERFDGGDATICCGSCALRYCCSSAEARLDQGVCDNDRQQGADEQGRPDKDGPDGAAVPIYVPFLIVGSVFVAFIILGSLVAACCCRCLRPKQEPQQSRAPGGNRLMETIPMIPSASTSRGSSSRQSSTAASSSSSANSGARAPPTRSQTNCCLPEGTMNNVYVNMPTNFSVLNCQQATQIVPHQGQYLHPQYVGYAVQHDSMPMTPVPPFLDGLQSGYRQIQSPYPHANSEQKMYPAVTV, from the exons ATGTGGAGCGGgcgctgctggctgctgctggcggcgctgggctggctgctgccgGCGGGGGCCGGGGCCAGCGGCGAGTACTGCCACGGCTGGCTGGACGCGCAGGGCGCCTGGCGCGACGGGTTCCAGTGCCCGGAGCGCTTCGACGGCGGGGACGCCACCATCTGCTGCGGCAGCTGCGCCTTGCGCTACTGCTGCTCCAGCGCCGAGGCCAGGCTGGACCAGGGCGTGTGCGACAACGACCGGCAGCAGGGGGCAGACGAGCAGGGCCGGCCGGACAAAGACGGCCCGGATGGCGCAGCAG tGCCCATTTATGTGCCATTCCTTATAGTTGGATCTGTTTTTGTTGCCTTTATCATCTTGGGGTCTCTAGTAGCAGCTTGTTGCTGCAGATGCCTGCGACCCAAGCAAGAGCCACAGCAGAGCCGAGCACCTGGAGGTAATCGGCTGATGGAGACTATTCCCATGATTCCAAGTGCCAGTACCTCCCGTGGTTCATCCTCTCGTCAATCAAGTACTGCTGCCAGCTCCAGTTCCAGTGCCAATTCAGGTGCCAGAGCCCCCCCTACTAGGTCACAGACCAactgctgtttgccagaagggaccatgaatAATGTCTATGTCAACATGCCTACTAATTTCTCAGTACTGAACTGCCAGCAGGCTACCCAGATTGTGCCACACCAAGGGCAGTATCTGCACCCACAGTATGTAGGTTATGCTGTCCAACATGACTCTATGCCAATGACCCCGGTGCCACCTTTCCTGGATGGTCTGCAAAGTGGATACAGGCAGATTCAGTCTCCCTATCCCCATGCGAATAGTGAACAGAAGATGTACCCAGCAGTGACtgtgtaa